One region of Choristoneura fumiferana chromosome 3, NRCan_CFum_1, whole genome shotgun sequence genomic DNA includes:
- the LOC141426281 gene encoding uncharacterized protein: MAYPIEATVKPAQKLSRNLNPYHIKRPMNAFMVWSRLQRKKISMLNPKLHNSEISKQLGLEWKSLSEAEKRPFIDEAKRLRIKHMQDYPDYKYRPRRKNRPDIAVFSNQIYREPVEEPRPEPTYQIPLSYSDQIMYNNMISYTVPVPQATYVPPVRTKEEVLPSLDLRPLPSIESISPRPFALVNQQMMVKAYQDLHYVSDDITRISYHYPFGVQ; this comes from the coding sequence ATGGCATATCCCATAGAAGCTACGGTGAAACCAGCTCAAAAGCTGTCGCGGAACCTCAACCCATATCACATCAAAAGACCCATGAACGCCTTCATGGTATGGTCCCGTCTGCAGCGGAAGAAGATATCAATGCTGAACCCCAAGCTACACAACTCTGAGATATCAAAACAGCTCGGCTTGGAATGGAAAAGTCTCAGCGAGGCAGAGAAACGACCGTTCATAGACGAAGCTAAGAGACTCAGAATAAAACACATGCAGGATTATCCGGACTATAAATACCGCCCTCGGAGAAAGAACAGACCAGATATAGCGGTATTCTCTAACCAAATATACCGGGAGCCGGTCGAAGAGCCGCGTCCAGAACCTACCTACCAGATTCCTTTAAGCTATTCGGATCAGATCATGTATAATAACATGATCAGCTACACAGTGCCGGTACCTCAGGCTACGTACGTTCCTCCGGTAAGGACCAAAGAAGAAGTTTTGCCAAGTCTGGATCTGAGGCCCTTGCCTTCTATCGAGAGCATCTCCCCGCGGCCTTTTGCCCTGGTCAATCAGCAAATGATGGTGAAAGCTTACCAGGATCTTCACTATGTCTCGGACGACATCACGAGGATATCCTATCACTACCCTTTTGGTGTTCAGTAG